One Cervus canadensis isolate Bull #8, Minnesota chromosome 1, ASM1932006v1, whole genome shotgun sequence genomic window carries:
- the LOC122424706 gene encoding transcription initiation factor TFIID subunit 4-like, protein MRCRSTLRRRRKLREFPRTPRKPRALGTPTRPRTTKRSAYPIAPWRAPRAGRPRARRAPAAAAAAAGPPEPEAKGAEPVERRAQSAELSPRRLGSRAAPEPPSRLRARGGGRVAASPGPDLDPPGRVAAHPPAPPPPPPAPGLEPAAPALSGPPPPERPAGPGAAVRVVFAVAARPAPPEPLRGAAAAAAGDGAQVTLSFGNLTEDAGLLPPRRGAGAEEPQIPAAPLAVLGARLVSGIQRNECNCLEPLPLSDQTSICVVYSVMFRHELQILNSKWCSVDVQLKRI, encoded by the exons ATGCGGTGTCGCAGCACCCTCAGACGAAGAAGGAAGCTGCGTGAGTTTCCACGCACCCCAAGGAAACCGCGAGCCCTAGGGACTCCCACGCGCCCGCGCACGACGAAGCGGAGCGCGTACCCGATCGCACCCTGGCGCGCTCCCCGCGCG GGTCGTCCCCGCGCCCGCCGCGctccagccgccgccgccgccgccgcgggccCGCCCGAGCCGGAGGCGAAGGGAGCGGAGCCGGTCGAGCGCAGAGCGCAGAGCGCAGAGCTCAGCCCCCGCCGCCTCGGATCGCGGGCCGCGCCGGAGCCGCCGTCCCGCCTGCGGGCGCGAGGAGGAGGGCGCGTCGCGGCGTCGCCGGGGCCGGACCTGGACCCGCCGGGACGCGTCGCCGCCCAcccgcccgcgccgccgccgccgccgcccgctccGGGACTTGAGCCCGCGGCGCCGGCGCTGAGCGGGCCCCCACCGCCCGAGCGCCCCGCAGGCCCCGGGGCGGCCGTCCGAGTGGTTTTTGCCGTCGCCGCCAGGCCCGCGCCGCCGGAGCCCCTCcgaggagccgccgccgccgccgccggggacGGAGCCCAG GTTACACTCAGCTTTGGGAATCTCACGGAAGATGCAGGATTGCTGCCTCCACGtcgcggggcgggggcggaggaACCGCAGATCCCGGCCGCACCTCTAGCGGTGCTGGGCGCTCGACTTGTCTCCGGGATTCAgcgaaatgagtgcaactgtctcGAACCTCTACCTCTGTCAGATCAAACCTCCATTTGCGTGGTCTACTCGGTTATGTTTAGGCATGAACTGCAGATTCTGAACTCAAAATGGTGCTCTGTAGATGTCCAACTTAAGCGTATTTAA